CCGCCAGAGGGAGCCGGGGCGACCCCGCCAGGCCCTGCAGGCGCCTGGTACTCCCACGGCTTCTTGTCGAAGGAGTACGTCTTGCCGTCCGTGGTCAGCACCACGGTGCCCTGCAGGTCCGTGCGGTTGGTGCGGACGCCGGCGTCCGCCAGCCTCTTGAGGGCCTCCTGGGACGGGTGCCCGTAAGGGTTATCGCCCACGCAGATGACGGCATCACCCGGCTTGACTGCCCTCAGGAAGGCCGATGTGGTGGAACTCTTTGAGCCGTGGTGGGCAACCTTGAGCACCTGGGCGGCCGTGGCGATTTTCGCCTCGTAGTCGCCCGGCAGGTCCCCGGTGAGGAGTATCCTGACGTCCCCCGCCGTGACCAGCAAGACCACGGAGCAGGCGTTGAGGTCTTCCTCGGGAGGCGGCTCCCCGGGCCACAGCACCCGCAGGGCGAGGTCGCCCAGGCGGTAAACCTGGCCCGCCCGACCGGCCACGTACCTGATCCCCTTCTCCTTGATCGTGAGCAGGTACGTTTCAAACGTCCTGGTGGTGTGCGGCACGGCGCTGTCGATGACGGTCCCCACCGGGAAGGTCTCCAGCACCCGGATGAGGCCGCCCACGTGGTCCTCGTGGGGGTGGGTGCCGACCACGTAGGCCAGCTCCTTCACCCCCCGGTCCTTCAGGTAGCGGACGACCCCGGGACCGGCGTCGCGCGGGCCGCCGTCCACCACCACGGACTCGCCGGAAGCGGTCTGGATGAGCACGCTGTCGCCCTGGCCAACGGCGAGGAAGTGAACGGAAACGGGAAAAGTCTTGCCCGCAGGCGGCGGCGGCGCGGCAGGCCCCGCGCCGGGTGCGGGCTGAGCCGGCTGCTGGGGAGCAGGGCCGGCCGTCTGCGAGGGTTGAGCGGGCTGTCCCGGGGACGCGGACGGCGCGGTCTGCGACGGCGGCGGCTGGGCCGCTTCCTGCCGGGGCGCCGAGCACGAGGCCAGGGCAACACCCATGACCAGGAGCCAGACGGCCAGCAGCCACGCCAGACGCCTGCCGCACCAGGAGCGAGACACGGCCGGTCCCCCCTTCGTTGCTAACAAGTGATCCATCGGACCCCCACCGCCACGATAGTATCCAAGGTCAGCCTACACCTTACAGTCCGACATTTGGTGACGGACCTGGGGCTCGGAGGTCAGCATTCCAAC
The sequence above is a segment of the Bacillota bacterium genome. Coding sequences within it:
- a CDS encoding MBL fold metallo-hydrolase, producing MSRSWCGRRLAWLLAVWLLVMGVALASCSAPRQEAAQPPPSQTAPSASPGQPAQPSQTAGPAPQQPAQPAPGAGPAAPPPPAGKTFPVSVHFLAVGQGDSVLIQTASGESVVVDGGPRDAGPGVVRYLKDRGVKELAYVVGTHPHEDHVGGLIRVLETFPVGTVIDSAVPHTTRTFETYLLTIKEKGIRYVAGRAGQVYRLGDLALRVLWPGEPPPEEDLNACSVVLLVTAGDVRILLTGDLPGDYEAKIATAAQVLKVAHHGSKSSTTSAFLRAVKPGDAVICVGDNPYGHPSQEALKRLADAGVRTNRTDLQGTVVLTTDGKTYSFDKKPWEYQAPAGPGGVAPAPSGG